A window of Terriglobales bacterium contains these coding sequences:
- a CDS encoding polysaccharide deacetylase family protein, which yields VDERIRALRLWLDFGFELGNHTYSHSSLNQVGLKAWEDDVIQGENVIRLLLAEYHMKLRYFRHPFLDTGRDLRTRRDAEAFLADRGYRIAPVTLDAWDWMYAPVYDDAKKQGDTALQQELVRSYLSHSDAVLDYAEQLSKQIMGYESRQILLLHANQLEADHIGELLDVMRKRGYRFVALGEALGDPAYSLPDTYVGEEGTGWLDHWAITMGKPPQGAPVFPQWVIDRAKPLRQPQP from the coding sequence GTGGACGAACGAATCCGGGCTCTCCGCCTGTGGCTGGATTTCGGTTTCGAACTTGGCAATCACACCTACAGCCATTCCTCGCTTAACCAGGTGGGGTTGAAGGCCTGGGAGGACGACGTGATTCAGGGCGAGAACGTGATTCGCCTGTTGCTGGCGGAGTACCACATGAAACTAAGGTATTTCCGTCATCCGTTCCTGGATACAGGACGGGATCTCCGGACCCGGCGCGACGCGGAAGCGTTTCTGGCGGACCGAGGCTACCGGATTGCTCCTGTCACCCTCGATGCCTGGGACTGGATGTACGCTCCGGTCTACGATGACGCTAAGAAGCAGGGGGACACGGCGTTGCAACAGGAGCTGGTGCGCAGTTACCTATCCCACAGTGACGCGGTGTTGGACTATGCGGAACAGCTGTCGAAGCAGATCATGGGGTATGAATCCCGGCAAATTCTGCTGCTCCATGCCAATCAGCTGGAGGCAGACCATATCGGCGAGTTGCTCGATGTAATGCGCAAGCGAGGTTATCGATTCGTCGCTCTGGGCGAGGCCTTGGGGGATCCGGCCTACAGTCTGCCCGACACGTACGTCGGAGAGGAAGGAACCGGCTGGCTTGATCACTGGGCCATCACGATGGGGAAGCCTCCGCAGGGCGCTCCCGTCTTTCCGCAGTGGGTGATTGATCGCGCCAAGCCATTGCGGCAGCCCCAGCCATAA